One window of Triticum dicoccoides isolate Atlit2015 ecotype Zavitan chromosome 5A, WEW_v2.0, whole genome shotgun sequence genomic DNA carries:
- the LOC119304072 gene encoding protein NRT1/ PTR FAMILY 5.2-like, producing the protein MAVANQSLAVEDGTGTGAGGKEYTQDGSVDLRGNPVLRSKRGGWTACTFIVVYELFERMAYYGIAANLFIYLTDKMHQGTVEASNNVTNWSGTVFLTPLLGAYVADAYLGRYWTFVVGSAIYLMGMLLLTLSVSVGALKPPECVGKVCPPASALQAGVYFGGLYIIALGNGGTKPNISTIGADQFDDFDAREKSHKLSFFNWWMFTIFVGILFSSTVLVYLQDNVSWSVGYGIPTLGLIASIAIFLAGTPVYRHKLPQGSAFTRMGKVVGAALRKWRLPVPADAKELHELELEAYTKKHKFRMDSTNSMRFLNKAAVKDVVGGSSSAVAKWSLCTVTEVEETKQIMKLIPLLVTMFVPCTLIAQTNTLFVKQGTTMNRHMGAGSFEIPPASLGAFVTLTMLVAIVVYDRVFVKAVRRHTKNPRGISLLTRMGIGLLVQVLTMGTASLIESQRLSYARSHGLQTGGKLRLSIFVLLPQFVLMGLADAFLVVGKIEFFYDQAPESMKSLGTALSLTAYGVGNVLSSFILSLVTRVTGRRGSPWVADNLNAAHLDYYYAFLTLLAAANCVVFAVLAHRYKYRAESTDTIDVDMDVQAKREAAKKIHSEPMA; encoded by the exons ATGGCGGTGGCGAACCAGAGCTTGGCCGTGGAGGATGGCACCGGCACCGGCGCCGGCGGGAAGGAGTACACGCAGGACGGGTCGGTGGACCTCCGCGGCAACCCCGTGCTCCGCTCCAAGAGGGGCGGCTGGACCGCCTGCACCTTCATCGTAG TGTACGAGCTGTTCGAGCGGATGGCCTACTACGGCATCGCGGCGAACCTCTTCATCTACCTCACGGACAAGATGCACCAGGGCACGGTGGAGGCGTCCAACAACGTCACCAACTGGTCCGGCACCGTCTTCCTCACGCCCCTGCTCGGCGCCTACGTCGCCGACGCCTACCTCGGCCGCTACTGGACCTTCGTCGTCGGCTCCGCCATTTACCTCATG GGGATGCTGCTGTTGACACTGTCCGTGTCGGTGGGAGCGCTGAAGCCGCCGGAGTGCGTCGGCAAAGTCTGCCCGCCGGCGTCGGCGCTGCAGGCGGGGGTCTACTTCGGCGGGCTGTACATCATCGCCCTGGGCAACGGCGGCACAAAGCCCAACATCTCCACCATCGGCGCCGACCAGTTCGACGACTTCGACGCCCGCGAGAAGTCCCACAAGCTCTCCTTCTTCAACTGGTGGATGTTCACCATCTTCGTCGGCATCCTCTTCTCCTCCACCGTCCTCGTCTACCTCCAGGACAACGTCAGCTGGTCGGTCGGCTACGGCATCCCCACGCTCGGCCTCATCGCCTCCATCGCCATCTTCCTCGCCGGCACGCCCGTGTACCGCCACAAGCTGCCGCAGGGCAGCGCCTTCACGCGCATGGGCAAGGTGGTCGGCGCCGCGCTCCGCAAGTGGCGCCTCCCCGTGCCGGCCGACGCCAAGGAGCTGCACGAGCTGGAGTTGGAGGCCTACACGAAGAAGCACAAGTTCCGGATGGACTCCACCAACTCCATGAGGTTCCTCAACAAGGCCGCCGTGAAGGACGTTGTCGGCGGGTCATCGTCGGCGGTGGCGAAGTGGAGCCTGTGCACGGTGACGGAGGTGGAGGAGACGAAGCAGATCATGAAGCTGATCCCTCTGCTGGTGACCATGTTCGTGCCGTGCACGCTGATCGCGCAGACCAACACCCTGTTCGTGAAGCAGGGCACGACCATGAACCGGCACATGGGCGCGGGCAGCTTCGAGATCCCGCCGGCCAGCCTCGGCGCGTTCGTGACGCTCACCATGCTCGTGGCCATCGTGGTGTACGACCGGGTCTTCGTCAAGGCGGTGCGGAGGCACACCAAGAACCCGAGAGGGATCAGCCTGCTGACGCGGATGGGCATCGGGCTGCTGGTGCAGGTGCTGACGATGGGCACGGCGTCGCTGATCGAGAGCCAGCGGCTGAGCTACGCGCGGAGCCACGGGCTGCAGACCGGCGGCAAGCTCCGGCTGAGCATCTTCGTGCTGCTGCCGCAGTTCGTGCTGATGGGCCTGGCGGACGCGTTCCTGGTGGTGGGCAAGATCGAGTTCTTCTACGACCAGGCGCCCGAGAGCATGAAGAGCCTGGGCACGGCGCTGTCGCTGACGGCGTACGGCGTCGGCAACGTCCTCAGCAGCTTCATCCTGTCGCTGGTGACAAGGGTGACGGGCAGGCGGGGGAGCCCCTGGGTGGCCGACAACCTCAACGCCGCGCACCTCGACTACTACTACGCCTTCCTCACGCTGCTCGCCGCCGCCAACTGCGTCGTGTTCGCCGTGCTCGCCCACCGCTACAAGTACAGGGCCGAGTCCACCGACACCATCGACGTCGACATGGACGTGCAGGCGAAGCGGGAGGCTGCCAAGAAGATTCATTCCGAACCAATGGCTTAA